The Geobacter sp. AOG2 genome includes a window with the following:
- a CDS encoding general secretion pathway protein GspB: MSSILKALKKLEAEKTAHTPDALRIDTEILRGSGPSRFPYRNVALLAVLFFVCGSAFTYLYVKRGAHPSGNRTGAPPPQAMQNPPAPGERSRIQIPAEDGNAPSMQVEPLRRPAPHVKPRRHARPATPAVAPPKPAAVPTPVQAAPAKHIPTLRVDGIAYHIGSADSLAVVNGTTVYAGAVVDGVKVENIGKDRIRFNYEGERFEIPLGKSN, encoded by the coding sequence ATGAGTTCCATTCTCAAGGCTCTTAAAAAACTGGAAGCGGAAAAAACGGCCCATACGCCGGATGCCCTCAGGATCGATACCGAGATCCTGCGTGGCTCAGGCCCGTCCCGCTTTCCCTATCGCAATGTTGCGCTGTTGGCGGTGCTGTTTTTCGTATGCGGTTCTGCGTTCACGTACCTGTATGTGAAACGCGGGGCTCATCCGTCCGGCAACCGTACCGGCGCCCCGCCGCCCCAGGCGATGCAGAATCCCCCGGCACCGGGTGAGAGGTCTCGAATACAGATTCCCGCAGAAGACGGCAACGCTCCGAGCATGCAGGTCGAGCCGTTGCGCCGCCCCGCGCCGCATGTAAAGCCCCGCAGGCATGCCCGCCCCGCTACACCGGCCGTGGCGCCGCCGAAGCCGGCTGCCGTGCCCACACCGGTTCAGGCAGCGCCGGCCAAACACATACCCACCCTCAGGGTGGACGGCATCGCCTACCATATCGGCAGTGCCGACAGTCTTGCCGTGGTCAACGGAACTACGGTATATGCGGGAGCGGTTGTCGATGGGGTAAAGGTTGAAAATATCGGGAAGGATCGGATCAGGTTCAACTATGAAGGGGAAAGGTTTGAAATCCCCTTGGGCAAGTCCAATTGA
- the pgsA gene encoding CDP-diacylglycerol--glycerol-3-phosphate 3-phosphatidyltransferase, protein MTTPNSHPILNLPNMLTMLRIAAIPLMAFLLLSPTQSAGFWAAAVFALASITDWLDGYLARRMGIVTVFGKFLDPIADKLIVMAALIMILPFGRVPAWMVLVVLGREIIITGLRGIASSEGIVIPASDLGKFKTIFQIVAILGLILHYDYNWLFGIDNPLVHVNMHNVGMFYLWIATLLTIWSGVDYLVKFVKVIVR, encoded by the coding sequence ATGACGACGCCCAATTCCCATCCCATTCTCAATCTGCCCAATATGCTGACCATGCTGCGGATCGCCGCCATACCGCTCATGGCGTTCCTGCTCCTTTCGCCTACACAGTCGGCAGGCTTCTGGGCGGCGGCGGTTTTTGCCCTGGCGTCCATCACCGACTGGCTCGACGGTTACCTGGCGCGGCGCATGGGGATTGTTACGGTTTTCGGCAAGTTTCTCGATCCGATCGCCGACAAGCTGATCGTGATGGCAGCCTTGATCATGATCCTCCCCTTTGGGAGGGTCCCTGCATGGATGGTGCTGGTGGTTCTGGGTCGTGAGATTATTATTACCGGGCTACGGGGGATTGCGTCGAGCGAGGGGATCGTCATTCCAGCCAGCGATCTGGGCAAATTCAAGACGATCTTCCAGATTGTCGCCATTCTGGGGTTGATACTGCATTACGATTACAACTGGCTATTTGGGATCGACAATCCGCTGGTGCATGTCAACATGCATAATGTGGGGATGTTTTATCTCTGGATCGCAACCCTGTTGACCATCTGGTCGGGTGTGGATTATCTGGTAAAGTTCGTCAAGGTGATAGTACGCTGA
- a CDS encoding lytic transglycosylase domain-containing protein: MQRDRIISNKKVALAVLAGLWIAWGATGAVHADIYRYEDSEGIVHFTDAPTDKRFKIFMRDLKKDRQLRTRLKFAASVNPAEYDQIIKTCSDKYGVSQCLIKAVIHAESGYNPNAVSRKGASGLMQLMPGTARSLKVSNSFDPKDNVEGGVKYLRFLLDTFRGDVSLAVAAYNAGLNKVAKFGGIPPYAETRTYVNRVLSYMQSYQAN; the protein is encoded by the coding sequence ATGCAACGGGACCGGATCATCAGCAACAAGAAGGTTGCTCTCGCGGTACTGGCGGGCCTGTGGATCGCATGGGGCGCGACCGGGGCCGTCCATGCCGATATCTACCGCTATGAAGATTCGGAAGGAATCGTCCACTTTACCGATGCGCCGACGGACAAGCGCTTCAAGATTTTCATGCGCGACCTCAAAAAAGACCGGCAATTGCGTACGCGATTGAAATTCGCCGCCTCGGTCAACCCCGCGGAATACGACCAGATCATCAAGACCTGTTCGGACAAGTACGGGGTCAGCCAGTGTCTGATCAAGGCGGTCATCCATGCCGAGTCCGGTTACAATCCCAACGCCGTTTCCCGGAAGGGGGCCAGCGGACTGATGCAACTCATGCCGGGCACCGCACGATCGCTCAAGGTCAGCAACAGCTTCGATCCCAAGGACAATGTTGAGGGAGGGGTGAAATACCTCCGCTTTCTGTTGGATACGTTCCGCGGCGACGTTTCCCTGGCTGTGGCCGCCTATAATGCCGGGCTCAACAAGGTAGCCAAATTCGGGGGCATTCCTCCGTACGCAGAGACCCGCACCTATGTCAACCGGGTATTATCCTACATGCAATCCTATCAGGCCAACTGA